A stretch of Oscillospiraceae bacterium DNA encodes these proteins:
- a CDS encoding Tex family protein, whose protein sequence is MEQYLALATEFKLKPEHVKNIITLIDDGNTIPFIARYRKEMTGSCDDQVLRELADRLQYLRSFEERKQKIKESITEQGKMTDELAAEIEKAATMSALEDIYRPYKQKRRTRATIAKEKGLEPLAELILKQDSGSDLSIALPYINPELSVNTVEEAIDGAKDIIAEIISDDPKLRGQLRDLIKRSGVITSRAEKTEEKQESVYEMYAEYSEPVSKIPSHRILAINRGEREKFLKVAIEITDGLALTPIFAAYVKGTSILSEWVRQAAEDAWNRLIKPSVEREIRAELTDTANQQAISMFGLNLKPLLLSPPIKGKTVLGFDPAYRTGCKIAVVDPTGKVLDTTVVYPTPPHNKTEEAKRELKRLIGKHKVEVIAIGNGTASKESEIFVAALIKEVETPLSYMVVNEAGASVYSASKLGAAEFPDFDVSLRSAVSIARRLQDPLAELVKIDPKSIGVGQYQHDMPPARLDTELTGVVEDCVNSVGVDLNTASTSLLTYVSGLGAAVAANVVAFRDENGPFASRTALKKVPKLGPKAYEQAAGFLRIPGAKNILDNTSVHPESYDATKMLLGQFGMTVSDLTSEKVKSLPSLIKETGESKVAQAVGIGIPTLRDIIIELMKPGRDIRDELPPPLLRSDILSMEDLKPGMELTGTVRNVIDFGAFVDIAVHQDGLVHISEITDHYIKHPSEVVKVGDIVKVYVLSVDLAKKRISLSMKRRPTPNN, encoded by the coding sequence ATGGAACAATATCTCGCTTTAGCCACGGAATTTAAACTCAAACCCGAGCATGTGAAAAATATTATCACCTTGATCGATGACGGAAACACCATCCCCTTTATTGCGCGCTACCGCAAGGAGATGACCGGCTCCTGCGACGATCAGGTGCTGCGGGAACTCGCCGACCGGCTGCAATATCTGCGTTCTTTTGAAGAGCGCAAGCAGAAGATCAAAGAGAGCATCACCGAGCAGGGCAAAATGACCGATGAGTTGGCAGCGGAAATCGAAAAAGCCGCGACGATGTCCGCGCTCGAAGACATTTACCGCCCATACAAGCAGAAACGCCGCACCCGTGCAACCATCGCAAAAGAAAAAGGGTTGGAACCCTTGGCGGAACTCATATTAAAACAAGACAGCGGCAGCGACTTATCAATCGCTTTACCGTATATTAACCCGGAGCTTTCCGTCAATACCGTGGAAGAAGCAATCGACGGTGCAAAGGATATTATCGCCGAAATTATTTCCGATGATCCGAAACTGCGCGGGCAGCTCCGCGATTTGATTAAGCGAAGCGGCGTGATCACCTCCCGCGCGGAGAAGACCGAAGAGAAGCAGGAATCGGTTTATGAGATGTATGCCGAGTACTCCGAGCCGGTGAGTAAAATCCCGAGCCACCGCATCTTAGCCATCAATCGCGGCGAGCGGGAAAAGTTTTTGAAAGTTGCAATCGAAATTACGGACGGCTTGGCTTTAACGCCGATCTTTGCGGCGTATGTAAAAGGGACCTCCATATTATCCGAATGGGTGCGTCAAGCAGCCGAAGATGCATGGAACCGCTTAATCAAGCCCTCCGTTGAACGTGAAATACGCGCCGAGCTGACCGACACGGCCAATCAGCAGGCGATCTCGATGTTCGGATTAAACCTGAAGCCGCTGCTGCTTTCGCCGCCGATTAAGGGGAAAACCGTATTGGGCTTTGACCCCGCCTACCGCACCGGCTGTAAAATCGCCGTTGTCGACCCGACCGGCAAAGTGCTTGACACCACCGTCGTCTATCCAACCCCGCCTCACAATAAAACAGAGGAAGCTAAGCGGGAGCTGAAACGCCTGATCGGCAAGCATAAAGTCGAAGTCATTGCCATTGGCAACGGCACGGCCTCCAAAGAGTCCGAGATCTTTGTCGCGGCGCTGATTAAAGAGGTCGAAACGCCGTTGTCCTATATGGTTGTCAACGAGGCAGGCGCCTCGGTCTACTCCGCATCCAAACTGGGAGCCGCAGAATTCCCCGATTTTGATGTCTCGCTCAGAAGCGCCGTCTCCATCGCACGCCGGTTACAAGACCCGCTCGCGGAGCTTGTCAAGATTGATCCCAAATCCATCGGGGTAGGGCAGTATCAGCATGATATGCCCCCCGCTCGATTGGATACTGAGCTCACGGGTGTTGTGGAGGACTGCGTCAACAGCGTCGGAGTCGATTTAAACACGGCCTCAACCTCATTGCTCACCTATGTTTCGGGTCTCGGCGCTGCCGTTGCCGCAAATGTGGTGGCGTTCCGCGATGAAAACGGTCCGTTTGCTTCTCGCACGGCACTGAAAAAAGTGCCGAAACTCGGCCCGAAAGCATACGAGCAAGCCGCGGGTTTTCTGCGCATACCCGGGGCTAAAAATATTCTCGATAATACATCGGTTCACCCGGAATCCTATGATGCTACTAAAATGCTGTTAGGCCAATTTGGGATGACGGTTTCCGATCTCACTTCCGAAAAGGTAAAATCTCTCCCATCTTTAATTAAAGAAACGGGCGAATCCAAAGTGGCACAGGCGGTCGGCATCGGTATTCCGACCCTGCGTGATATCATCATAGAACTGATGAAACCGGGCCGCGATATTCGCGACGAGCTGCCGCCTCCGCTCCTGAGGAGCGATATCCTGAGCATGGAAGACCTGAAACCCGGTATGGAGCTGACGGGAACGGTCAGAAACGTCATTGATTTCGGGGCCTTTGTGGACATTGCCGTCCATCAGGACGGCTTGGTTCATATTTCCGAGATCACCGACCATTATATAAAGCACCCGTCGGAGGTGGTCAAGGTGGGCGATATCGTAAAAGTTTACGTCCTTTCGGTAGACCTTGCAAAAAAGCGAATCTCCTTATCGATGAAGAGACGCCCGACGCCGAACAATTAA